From a region of the Spirochaetota bacterium genome:
- a CDS encoding thiolase family protein, with protein sequence MEEAVFIDGVRTPNGRAHKDKGWFRNLRPDELLTYVYQGIFERNKKVKPEDLDGVLVGCANISGMQNDIGRLGWLASGLPVTVGTNTITNQCPSGMSATMHAARAIMTGQADIMLAAGVEDMEKVPMAANMNFPPRLLKYYNGADLPMGPTAEKVAEVYKVAREDMENMAIWSNQKAYEAQQAGKFKNEIIPVKGVDDSGAEMLVDKDQWVRSKSEPEKMKAMTSSFRPNGVVTAATSSPLTQGAAALLLMSRKKADQLGFEYHYKFNYGVLAGCDPTVMGIGPVPACQKLFQKTGLSAADIGPVELNEAFASQALACIRELKLDNENAPFKRVNVWGGALALGHPLGQSGARIIVTLLNVLKTDFPNEKYGLASLCGAFGNAAALLVEKVK encoded by the coding sequence ATGGAAGAAGCTGTATTTATCGACGGCGTGCGCACCCCCAACGGCAGGGCGCACAAGGATAAGGGCTGGTTCAGGAATCTAAGGCCCGATGAACTGCTTACCTATGTATACCAGGGCATTTTTGAAAGGAACAAGAAAGTCAAACCCGAGGATCTTGACGGAGTATTGGTGGGATGCGCGAATATATCCGGCATGCAGAACGATATCGGACGGCTGGGATGGCTTGCTTCCGGGCTGCCGGTGACGGTGGGGACTAACACGATAACGAACCAGTGCCCCTCCGGCATGTCGGCCACCATGCACGCGGCTCGCGCCATCATGACCGGCCAGGCCGACATCATGCTCGCCGCCGGCGTCGAGGACATGGAAAAGGTCCCCATGGCCGCGAACATGAATTTCCCGCCGCGCCTCCTCAAGTACTACAACGGCGCCGATCTCCCCATGGGGCCCACGGCCGAGAAGGTGGCCGAGGTGTACAAGGTCGCCCGGGAAGACATGGAAAACATGGCGATCTGGTCGAACCAGAAAGCGTACGAGGCCCAGCAGGCCGGCAAGTTCAAGAACGAGATCATCCCGGTCAAGGGCGTCGACGACAGCGGCGCCGAGATGCTGGTGGACAAGGACCAGTGGGTCCGGTCGAAGTCCGAGCCGGAAAAGATGAAGGCTATGACCTCTTCCTTCAGGCCGAACGGCGTGGTGACCGCCGCGACATCGTCGCCCCTCACCCAGGGAGCGGCGGCCCTCCTGCTCATGAGCCGGAAGAAAGCCGACCAGCTCGGCTTCGAGTACCACTACAAGTTCAATTACGGCGTCCTTGCCGGATGCGACCCGACGGTCATGGGCATCGGCCCCGTGCCGGCCTGCCAGAAGCTCTTCCAGAAGACCGGCCTGTCGGCGGCGGATATCGGTCCAGTCGAGCTGAACGAGGCATTCGCGAGCCAGGCCCTGGCCTGCATCCGCGAGCTGAAGCTGGATAACGAGAACGCGCCTTTCAAGCGCGTGAACGTGTGGGGCGGCGCCCTGGCCCTCGGACATCCGCTGGGACAGTCAGGCGCACGCATCATCGTCACGCTGCTGAACGTCCTGAAGACGGATTTCCCCAACGAGAAGTACGGCCTTGCGTCCCTCTGCGGCGCCTTCGGCAACGCGGCCGCGCTCCTTGTCGAGAAAGTAAAATAG
- a CDS encoding AMP-binding protein encodes MKNQSLPWHKEYAVTGIPVTLKPYPDKPVYELLYATAKKYKKNGLIQYNHKLTYPELKDKVDRLATALFNLGLKKGDRVAAILPTSIQFVLTDYAISRAGLVHIPSSSLDSVDSLEHKFKEGKPRALVTLTEHADVAAQVMKKCKIEFLILCDLDDFSRGAGHSAAARGGAIPADALWMTDLIDKTPPSPPDISFDVENDIETLMFTGGTTGLAKGCMLTHRNIYANSMQGMYAFGLQAVLLKGAITVLMGLPFFHTYGHSVMHNMTLLGFNQILVPDPRDTDGMIRMIKEHCPLMQFGVPTQFMKLSEELDGYAMLGVSGSAALPTNVQDKFESKAGGGIMEGYGLSEMSPTTHLNTSFLVRLFGGRTSMKINTMILSMPGNLALVNFMLRLIGARNVGFMITKAFALMAKLTSKKSGAGEKKAAGSAEKRGTIGIPYPDVEVKFLSVETGKEVTIEDMMKGERGEMLLRGPNRMMGYWPDFGTGIDEEGYIHTSDVVRIDENGFFYIVDRTKDMIIVSGYKVYSREVDDILYQHPKVEMAATVGVPDPEREGSERVAVYIQPREKYRKDITEQEIIDYLKQKVAKYAVPRVVMIIDSMPLTEVHKVNKKLLREMAKKDAVSMANAE; translated from the coding sequence GGGAATACCGGTGACGTTGAAACCGTATCCTGACAAGCCGGTCTACGAACTCCTCTATGCCACAGCAAAAAAATATAAAAAAAACGGACTCATACAATATAATCATAAACTCACATACCCGGAGCTGAAGGACAAGGTCGACCGCCTTGCGACAGCCCTTTTCAATCTGGGACTGAAAAAAGGGGACCGTGTCGCCGCCATACTTCCCACATCGATCCAGTTCGTGCTGACCGATTACGCCATATCGCGGGCGGGCCTGGTCCATATCCCCAGCAGCTCCCTTGACTCTGTTGATTCCCTGGAGCACAAATTCAAAGAGGGGAAGCCGCGGGCCCTGGTCACCCTGACCGAGCATGCCGATGTGGCCGCGCAGGTAATGAAAAAATGCAAAATAGAATTCCTGATATTATGCGATCTCGACGATTTTTCAAGAGGCGCGGGCCACAGTGCCGCGGCCAGGGGGGGCGCTATTCCCGCCGACGCGTTGTGGATGACCGATCTCATCGACAAGACGCCGCCGTCGCCGCCCGATATTTCCTTTGATGTCGAGAACGACATCGAGACCCTCATGTTCACCGGGGGCACGACGGGCCTGGCCAAGGGGTGCATGCTGACGCACCGGAATATCTATGCCAACAGCATGCAGGGAATGTACGCCTTCGGGCTCCAGGCCGTCTTACTGAAGGGGGCCATAACGGTCCTCATGGGCCTGCCGTTCTTTCACACCTACGGGCACTCGGTCATGCACAACATGACGCTCCTGGGGTTCAACCAGATACTGGTGCCGGATCCGCGGGACACCGACGGCATGATCAGGATGATCAAGGAGCACTGCCCGCTGATGCAGTTCGGCGTGCCGACGCAGTTCATGAAGCTCTCGGAGGAGCTGGACGGCTACGCGATGCTGGGCGTGTCCGGGTCGGCGGCGCTGCCGACCAACGTCCAGGACAAGTTCGAGAGCAAGGCCGGGGGCGGGATCATGGAGGGGTACGGCCTCTCCGAGATGTCCCCGACGACGCACCTCAACACCTCCTTCCTGGTGCGCCTCTTCGGGGGGCGCACCTCAATGAAGATCAACACCATGATCCTGAGCATGCCGGGCAACCTGGCCCTTGTCAATTTTATGCTGCGATTGATCGGCGCCCGCAATGTCGGTTTCATGATAACCAAGGCCTTCGCGCTGATGGCGAAGCTGACCAGCAAGAAATCCGGTGCCGGGGAAAAGAAGGCCGCCGGATCAGCTGAGAAGCGCGGCACCATCGGCATCCCCTATCCGGACGTGGAGGTGAAGTTCCTCTCCGTTGAAACGGGGAAGGAAGTTACAATCGAGGATATGATGAAGGGCGAGAGGGGCGAGATGCTCCTGCGGGGACCGAACCGCATGATGGGGTACTGGCCCGACTTCGGCACCGGCATCGACGAGGAGGGGTACATCCATACCAGCGACGTGGTCAGGATCGACGAGAACGGGTTCTTCTACATCGTCGACCGCACCAAGGACATGATAATCGTGTCCGGCTACAAGGTCTATTCCCGCGAAGTGGACGATATACTGTACCAGCACCCCAAGGTCGAGATGGCGGCGACCGTCGGCGTCCCCGATCCGGAGCGCGAGGGGAGCGAGCGCGTCGCGGTGTACATCCAGCCGAGGGAAAAATACAGGAAGGACATCACAGAGCAGGAGATAATCGACTACCTGAAGCAGAAGGTGGCGAAATACGCGGTGCCCCGGGTGGTCATGATAATCGACAGCATGCCGCTGACGGAGGTCCACAAGGTCAACAAGAAGCTCCTCCGGGAAATGGCGAAGAAGGACGCGGTTTCCATGGCGAATGCCGAGTAA
- a CDS encoding YwbE family protein yields the protein MGQTDGTARSGIKPGMKVAIVLKQDQRTGKLTEGIVKDILTSSPSHPHGIKVRLQSGAVGRVKKIVREDEK from the coding sequence ATGGGACAGACTGACGGGACCGCCCGATCCGGAATAAAGCCCGGCATGAAGGTCGCCATCGTCCTGAAGCAGGACCAGCGCACCGGGAAGCTCACGGAGGGGATCGTGAAGGATATCCTCACCAGTTCGCCGTCCCATCCCCACGGCATCAAGGTGCGGCTGCAGAGCGGGGCCGTGGGCAGGGTGAAGAAAATAGTAAGGGAGGATGAGAAATGA
- a CDS encoding chalcone isomerase family protein translates to MKKLFAVMLMVVMGLCAAGAKTVKGITIPDSFKAGGTALVLNGTGMRTKFGMNIYIGALYLKAKDSNAARICGADEPMSVRLQIVSGLVTPERMAENTREGFKKSSGGNVGPYKAGMEKFINTFKDGIKVGDYYDLVYQPGKGTQVYKNGAARSLVEGLAFKKVLFGIWIGGNSIQADLSKGMLGM, encoded by the coding sequence ATGAAGAAATTGTTTGCAGTCATGCTCATGGTCGTTATGGGACTCTGCGCCGCCGGCGCGAAAACGGTGAAGGGCATTACGATCCCCGACAGCTTCAAGGCCGGCGGGACCGCGCTGGTGCTGAACGGGACCGGCATGCGGACGAAGTTCGGGATGAATATATATATCGGTGCCCTCTACCTGAAGGCGAAGGATTCCAACGCCGCCAGGATCTGCGGCGCCGACGAGCCGATGTCGGTGCGGCTTCAAATCGTGTCCGGCCTGGTAACGCCGGAACGCATGGCGGAGAACACGCGGGAAGGCTTTAAAAAGTCAAGCGGCGGGAACGTGGGTCCCTACAAGGCCGGCATGGAGAAATTCATCAATACCTTCAAGGACGGCATCAAGGTCGGCGATTATTACGATCTCGTGTACCAGCCCGGCAAGGGGACCCAGGTCTATAAGAACGGCGCGGCCAGGTCGCTGGTCGAAGGCCTGGCTTTCAAGAAGGTCCTTTTCGGCATCTGGATCGGCGGCAATTCTATACAGGCTGACCTGAGCAAGGGAATGCTGGGAATGTAA